The following are from one region of the Segatella oris genome:
- a CDS encoding beta-L-arabinofuranosidase domain-containing protein: MKRKKKLLYAVLALLIQGAGAAYGQNDDTVKNGQQDKEVSYAGIKMEQVGENGWSVTSGLTNADERIINDTELTYSGKWEFNRLLPRNGGYFCNTRSYAQQEGAAASCFLTDCEGVRWYAKPVAAGATAAVYIDGRLVKTVDCSKPAADGLLYDSGQLTKGNHTLVIVAKSGAVEIDWLLCKGKLTAPVKIDAGNRSFVQYTAGFNLVPASLERSQSLAEATLSGEEWEFYAKGSMVRCYGETGPDGGVMQLYVNDKPYKVVSCCSKVARKHRLLFTIDRLAADRFNRIKGVVVSKGKRVALEGFVTDDPTCLMVEMNRQTDEELARMSRHEKTASDPAGWKPVKFEATAPVRDVKLEDGMFKTIFDRNIQYLDDCIHKPNWVDAKDQDRIWIDILMASNEGRMLGGMGHTLRFRDVPAFNKAVEDILEQIDRRQFANGNGYLMPYQSLNYRISTDTWPGIMRDEQKNYDRAMLTKGLLAAGLGGHERAYRLVRPFYDWFNNAKEYLPLMLLGSMGIQGSVAGPMVYHSPVGKPEDIQTNMKYYDMDWWLNDLAQGLPEAAWRFTLNRPHNYLLTSVCALFDIYKATGSKRYLDAALGAWSIYSGYFQIPGGGISLCEHFECRPKSHVLTNLPNNIYETCGSVFWIDLNHRFLQLWPTRERYASEIEKSLYNVVFAAQGENGCIRYFNQVNDAKYPAMRYNTCCEIQATALYGMLPQYVYSLATDGVFVNLFSASDINFKVKEQPVKLMMKTQFPYSDLVALNVSVEKPVTMNVRLRVPEWAKDGIVFYVNGRKVKSGMPGSYVELDRTWKNNDEITWKLPMTWRYEKYIGATRIAGATRYAFFYGPMLMALRGPMMKDVQQAPNEPSVKFDISPDAFMKRIKPTDKPCEFTIEGMPDYRFTPYFSLQGGNFTCFPGLKQAE; encoded by the coding sequence ATGAAAAGAAAGAAGAAGTTGCTGTATGCCGTGCTTGCCCTGCTTATTCAGGGCGCAGGAGCGGCTTACGGGCAGAATGACGATACCGTGAAGAACGGACAGCAGGACAAAGAGGTTTCGTATGCCGGCATCAAGATGGAGCAGGTGGGCGAGAACGGCTGGTCGGTGACGAGTGGTCTGACGAATGCCGACGAGCGAATCATCAACGACACGGAACTGACTTATTCGGGTAAGTGGGAATTCAATCGCTTGCTGCCCCGCAACGGCGGCTATTTCTGCAACACGCGCAGCTATGCACAGCAAGAAGGGGCAGCGGCAAGTTGTTTCCTCACGGATTGCGAGGGCGTTCGGTGGTATGCAAAGCCTGTTGCCGCAGGGGCTACGGCTGCGGTCTATATCGACGGGCGGTTGGTGAAGACGGTGGATTGCTCCAAGCCCGCCGCCGACGGCCTGCTGTATGATTCGGGACAGCTGACAAAGGGAAATCATACATTGGTTATCGTGGCAAAGTCGGGGGCTGTGGAGATAGATTGGCTGCTGTGCAAAGGAAAGCTGACGGCACCGGTGAAGATAGACGCTGGAAATCGCTCGTTCGTGCAATATACGGCAGGCTTCAACCTCGTTCCGGCATCTTTGGAACGCAGTCAAAGCTTGGCCGAAGCAACCTTGTCGGGCGAAGAGTGGGAGTTCTATGCCAAGGGCAGCATGGTGAGATGTTATGGTGAGACGGGGCCCGACGGCGGCGTGATGCAGTTGTATGTGAATGATAAGCCGTACAAGGTGGTGAGTTGTTGTTCAAAGGTTGCCCGAAAGCACCGGTTGCTCTTTACGATAGACCGCCTTGCGGCGGATCGATTCAATCGCATTAAGGGTGTTGTCGTTTCAAAGGGGAAGCGGGTTGCACTTGAAGGCTTTGTTACCGACGACCCCACGTGTCTGATGGTGGAGATGAATAGGCAGACGGACGAGGAACTTGCCCGAATGAGCAGGCATGAGAAGACGGCTTCAGATCCTGCCGGGTGGAAGCCTGTGAAGTTTGAAGCTACGGCTCCGGTGCGTGATGTGAAATTGGAAGACGGCATGTTCAAGACCATCTTCGACAGAAACATACAGTATTTGGATGATTGTATTCACAAGCCCAATTGGGTGGATGCAAAGGACCAAGACCGCATTTGGATCGACATACTCATGGCCTCCAATGAAGGGAGAATGCTGGGGGGCATGGGGCACACGTTGCGCTTTCGTGACGTTCCCGCGTTCAATAAGGCCGTAGAAGACATTCTGGAGCAGATAGACCGCAGGCAGTTTGCCAACGGTAATGGCTATCTGATGCCTTATCAGAGCCTGAACTACAGGATTTCCACGGATACATGGCCGGGCATCATGCGCGACGAACAGAAGAACTACGACCGAGCAATGCTTACGAAAGGCTTGCTTGCTGCCGGTCTTGGTGGGCATGAAAGAGCCTATCGGCTGGTGAGACCGTTTTATGATTGGTTCAACAATGCAAAGGAGTATCTCCCGCTGATGTTGCTGGGCAGCATGGGTATACAGGGTAGCGTGGCCGGGCCGATGGTTTATCATTCTCCGGTGGGAAAGCCCGAAGATATTCAGACCAACATGAAGTACTACGACATGGATTGGTGGCTGAACGACTTGGCACAGGGACTGCCTGAAGCCGCATGGCGCTTCACGCTCAATCGTCCTCACAATTATCTGCTGACGAGCGTGTGTGCTTTGTTCGACATCTATAAGGCGACGGGCAGCAAGCGCTACTTGGATGCTGCCTTGGGTGCATGGAGCATCTATTCGGGCTATTTCCAAATTCCCGGTGGAGGCATCAGTCTTTGCGAACACTTTGAATGTCGCCCGAAGTCACATGTGTTGACAAACCTTCCCAACAACATATATGAAACCTGTGGAAGTGTGTTTTGGATAGACCTGAATCATCGGTTCCTTCAGCTTTGGCCGACAAGGGAACGCTATGCTTCGGAAATAGAGAAGTCGTTGTATAACGTTGTCTTCGCGGCACAGGGAGAGAATGGTTGCATTCGTTACTTCAATCAGGTGAACGATGCGAAGTATCCTGCCATGCGCTATAATACTTGTTGCGAAATTCAGGCCACAGCCTTATACGGTATGTTGCCGCAGTATGTCTATTCACTTGCGACGGATGGCGTGTTTGTCAATCTGTTCTCGGCTTCCGATATCAACTTTAAGGTTAAGGAACAACCCGTAAAGCTGATGATGAAGACACAGTTCCCATATAGTGATTTGGTTGCTCTGAATGTATCGGTTGAAAAGCCTGTGACGATGAATGTCCGTCTTCGTGTTCCCGAATGGGCAAAGGATGGCATTGTGTTCTATGTAAATGGGCGAAAGGTGAAGAGCGGAATGCCGGGTAGTTATGTGGAATTGGACCGTACATGGAAGAACAATGATGAAATCACATGGAAACTTCCGATGACATGGAGATACGAAAAGTATATCGGTGCAACACGCATTGCCGGTGCAACACGTTACGCTTTCTTCTATGGTCCGATGCTGATGGCACTGCGAGGCCCGATGATGAAAGACGTACAGCAAGCACCTAATGAGCCTTCTGTCAAGTTTGATATCTCGCCCGATGCGTTCATGAAGCGCATCAAGCCGACAGACAAGCCTTGTGAGTTTACGATAGAGGGAATGCCCGACTATAGGTTTACGCCTTATTTCTCGTTACAAGGTGGTAACTTCACATGCTTTCCGGGCTTGAAACAGGCAGAATAA
- a CDS encoding phosphodiester glycosidase family protein, producing the protein MNKDHKTYRATFLRSVQALLASAVVLCTYGCKDWEGLVNNEKPFTIHSIVPARLMAKDTVTIEGIGFDDAVKVLFNQTEGTILSKSGDAIKVVLPEIANGSDALTEKVTVRVYSPTQYREKAYEMQFPNAICTLEDLKYKVDTTAHYQVGPRAYYTEINLAHEEFPLKVHFLTMDVRAANLKFSPVLAEDQLGNVERVVNMGPRKTAQGNGRYFAGVNGDFFNMGGDNRVLDGMTLNGNVVALPTETGVGNMIVQKDGAVFIDELSYSKPQITIGGTVTQLDNINNTRGDNQLVLYNRFYGATTKTDNTGTEVVVKPTEGAWALNANVEFEVTAIASATGNTPIPEGYAVLSATGAKQAVLSGLHVGDKATFNLTIAAAGYNLSAPVHILGVKPLILKNGEPTSYVWNERHPRTSLGLSADRNTLYMCVVDGRWANVSVGVTTTQLALLMKRAGAATAFNLDGGGSSTMYACNAGDDGTGLMNRPNGGTYTRKVANAFFAIADVPEDGKIAKIAPKDYTVRVKKGESATLRFYGINAHGLIVDNDLKDVQLTVSPALGASEGQTFKASGTQRYGVITANRQGVSTQIRVYVE; encoded by the coding sequence ATGAATAAAGATCATAAAACATATCGTGCGACCTTTCTGCGAAGTGTACAAGCGTTACTCGCGTCTGCTGTAGTCTTATGCACCTATGGTTGCAAGGACTGGGAAGGTCTCGTCAACAACGAGAAGCCGTTTACGATTCATTCGATTGTCCCTGCCCGGCTGATGGCCAAAGACACGGTCACCATTGAGGGCATAGGTTTTGACGATGCCGTCAAGGTGCTGTTCAATCAGACCGAAGGCACCATTCTGTCGAAAAGCGGAGATGCCATCAAGGTTGTGCTTCCGGAGATAGCGAATGGCAGCGATGCCCTGACAGAGAAAGTCACCGTGCGCGTGTACTCACCCACCCAATATCGCGAGAAGGCCTACGAGATGCAGTTCCCCAATGCGATATGCACGCTTGAAGACCTTAAATACAAGGTCGATACGACAGCACATTATCAAGTGGGACCGAGGGCTTACTACACGGAAATCAATCTGGCACATGAAGAATTCCCGTTGAAAGTGCATTTCCTGACAATGGATGTGCGAGCAGCAAATCTTAAATTCAGCCCCGTGCTTGCCGAAGACCAATTGGGCAACGTAGAACGCGTCGTCAACATGGGACCGCGCAAGACGGCGCAAGGGAACGGACGCTATTTCGCAGGCGTGAACGGAGACTTCTTCAACATGGGTGGCGACAACCGCGTGCTCGACGGCATGACACTCAACGGCAATGTCGTGGCATTGCCCACCGAGACAGGTGTCGGCAACATGATTGTGCAGAAAGACGGGGCGGTCTTTATCGATGAGCTTTCCTATTCAAAACCGCAAATCACGATTGGCGGAACCGTCACCCAGCTTGACAACATCAACAACACGCGGGGAGATAACCAGCTCGTACTTTACAACCGCTTCTATGGCGCAACGACCAAAACCGACAACACGGGCACGGAGGTCGTCGTGAAACCTACCGAGGGAGCGTGGGCACTCAATGCCAACGTCGAATTCGAGGTGACGGCGATAGCCTCTGCCACAGGCAACACGCCCATTCCCGAAGGCTATGCCGTGCTGTCGGCTACGGGCGCGAAGCAGGCTGTGCTGAGCGGCCTGCATGTCGGCGACAAGGCCACGTTCAACCTCACCATCGCAGCTGCCGGCTACAACCTTTCCGCCCCTGTGCATATACTGGGCGTGAAGCCGCTGATATTAAAGAACGGCGAGCCGACATCCTACGTCTGGAACGAGCGTCATCCAAGAACCTCGTTGGGCTTGTCGGCCGACAGAAACACGCTCTACATGTGCGTGGTTGACGGACGATGGGCGAACGTTTCGGTAGGCGTCACCACTACCCAGCTGGCCCTGCTGATGAAGCGTGCCGGGGCAGCCACGGCCTTTAATCTCGACGGCGGCGGTTCGAGCACCATGTATGCCTGCAACGCAGGCGACGACGGCACGGGCCTGATGAACCGTCCCAATGGCGGAACCTATACCCGCAAGGTGGCGAACGCTTTCTTTGCCATAGCCGACGTTCCGGAAGACGGCAAGATAGCAAAGATTGCACCGAAGGACTACACGGTGCGGGTGAAGAAAGGCGAGTCGGCCACGCTCCGCTTCTACGGCATCAATGCTCACGGCCTTATCGTGGACAACGACCTGAAAGACGTGCAGCTCACGGTCTCGCCCGCATTGGGCGCCTCCGAAGGACAAACTTTCAAGGCTTCGGGCACGCAGCGCTATGGCGTCATCACAGCCAACCGTCAGGGCGTCAGCACGCAAATTCGGGTGTATGTCGAATGA